GCTGGTGAATCACCGAGGACAGCGGACCGCGGAATGGCACCCGGCCCTCGATGCCCTCGGGCACCAGCTTGTCTTCGGAGAGCGCGTCGTCGGCGAAGTAGCGGTCCTTGGAGTACGACTTTCCGGTGCCGGAGCCCCGGCCCGCCATGGCCCCCAGCGATCCCATGCCGCGGTAGCTCTTGAACTGCTTGCCGTTGACGAAGATCAGCTCGCCGGGCGCCTCGGCGGTGCCGGCCAGCAGCGAACCCAGCATGGCGGTCGACGCCCCGGCGGCCAGCGCCTTGGCGATATCGCCGGAGTACTGCAGCCCGCCGTCGGCGATCACCGGCACCCCGGCCGGCCCGCAGGCGGCGACGGCTTCCAGGATCGCGGTGATCTGCGGCGCCCCGACACCGGCCACCACCCGCGTGGTGCAGATCGACCCCGGTCCCACGCCCACCTTCACGGCGTCGGCGCCGGCGGCGACCAGCGCGGCGGCGGCCGAGCGGGTGGCGACGTTGCCGCCGATCACCTCGACGCGATCGCCCGCCTCGGCCTTGAGCTTGCCGACCATGTCGAGCACCAGCCGGTTGTGTGCGTGCGCGGTGTCCACGATCAGCACGTCCACGCCGGCATCGACCAGCATCATGGCGCGCACCCAGGCGTCGCCGCCGACGCCGACGGCCGCGCCCACCAGCAGCCGGCCGTCGCTGTCCTTGGTGGCCAGCGGGTGCTGTTCGGTCTTGACGAAGTCTTTGACGGTGATGAGCCCGGTCAGCCGGCCGTGGCCGTCGACGATGGGCAGCTTCTCGATCTTGTGGCGCCGCAACAAACCCAGCGCCGCGTCGGCGGACACGCCCTCCTGCGCGGTGATCAGCGGGGCCTTGGTCATCACCTCGGCGACCTTCTTGGTCTGGTCGACCTCGAAGCGCATGTCGCGGTTGGTGATGATGCCGACGAGCGCGCCAGTCTCGTCGACCACCGGCAGGCCCGAGATGCGGAAGCGGGCGCACAGCGCGTCGACCTGGGCCAGCGTGTTGTCCGGGCGGCAGGTGACCGGGTCGGTGACCATGCCGGCCTCGGAGCGCTTGACCATCTCGACCTGGCCGGCCTGTTCGGCGACCGGCAGGTTGCGGTGCAGCACACCCATGCCGCCGGCGCGCGCCATCGCGATCGCCATCCGCGACTCGGTGACGGTGTCCATCGCCGAACTCACCAGCGGCACCTTGAGCCTGATCTTCTTGGTGAGCTGACTGGAGGTGTCGGCGGTGGCGGGGACCACGTCGGACGCGGCGGGCAGCAACAGGACGTCGTCGAACGTCAGTCCCAGCATCGCGATCTTGTGCGGGTTGTCGCCCCCTGTGGGCACCGGGTCATCGACCAGGCCACCCACCCGCACATAGGGACTGCCTACGAGGTCAGAGCTGTCTTCCAGGTGGGACGTGCCACGGGTCATCAGTGGGGCCCTCCATACGATGCGGCGTGAGGCGGCGTGAGAAAGCCCATCTTATCGGCTCGCCTCTCACTGGACTTCGCTTGCTCGGGGCGCGCCGCGCATGTCGAACGGAACGGGAACGGCGGGTGGCTCCCTGCTGGCGTTATCCCGACCCGGCTGCGTAGGCTAGGGGCGTGCGCGACCACCTCCCACCGGGTTTGCCGCCCGATCCTTTCGCCGACGACCCCTGCGATCCGTCGGCGGCGCTGGAAGCCGTCGAGCCAGGCCAGCCCCTAGATCAGCAAGAGCGGATGGCCGTCGAGGCCGACCTCGCGGATCTGGCGGTGTACGAGGCGTTGCTGGCGCACAAAGGTATTCGCGGACTCGTGGTCTGCTGCGACGAGTGTCAGCAGGATCACTATCACGACTGGGACATGCTGCGGGCCAACCTGCTGCAGCTGTTGATCGACGGCACCGTGCGCCCGCACGAGCCCGCCTACGACCCCGAGCCGGACGCCTACGTCACGTGGGATTACTGCCGGGGCTACGCCGACGCCTCGCTCAACGAAGCGACGTCAGACGCCGACGGCTTCCACCGCCGTCACTGATTCCCCCCGCTCGAGGGCTGACCCGGTAACGGGGCGGCCGCCTTCGGCGCGGCCGACGAAGCCGGCAGCGTGGCGTCCGGGTTGCGCGATTCGACCTTGGCGTTCAACAGCTTCAGCTGATTCATCAGGTCCTGCTTGACGGCCGGGTCGTCGATCGACTGCACCAAACTGCTCACGTCAATCAGCTGACGTCGGGCCAGGTCCCACTCGCCGCGGTCGATCGATTCCTGCACCTTGGCCAAATCGGCCTTGGCAGCCAGCATTTCCTGCTTCTCGTTGACCCGCGGCTGGTCGAAGAACATCGCGTGCAGCCCGTGCAGGGGCGTGCCCGGACGGGCCTCGACCACCATGGCGCCGAAGCCACTGAGCGCTATCAGCGCCGCGGCGACCGAGGCGATGGCGGTCAGGCCGCGACGGCCCGTCCGGCGCTCGGCCAGCCCGGTGCGCAACGCGTTGACGGCCTCTTCGGGTGTCACCAGCGCGCTGGCCGGGGGCCACCGCAGGTTGTCGCGCCAGTCCTCGAGCATGGTGGTCAGCACGTCGACATCGGGGTCCTCGACGCTCACCGGCCGGCGCTGGGCCAGCGCATCGAGGAGTAGATCGGTGCGGGCGAATTCGTTCAGTGATTCAGGCACAGTCACCTGCCGCAATCATCTCGGACTTCAACCGCGACAACGCGCGGTGCTGGGCAACGCGGACCGCCCCCGTGGTGCTGCCGACCGCGGCCGCGGTCTCCTCGGCGGACAGGCCGACGACGACGCGCAGGATCAGGATCTCGCGCTGCTTGGCGGGCAGGATTTCGAGCAGTTCGCTCATCCGGCTCACCGAATCGGCTTCGATGGCAAGCTGTTCGGGCCCCGCGTCGGGCGACCATCGTTCGGGAACCGACTCGGTGGGATAGGCCAGATCACGGCCGGCGGCCCGATGGGCGTCGGCGACCTTGTGGGCCGCGATGCCATACAGGAAGGCCAGAAAGGGACGTCCGCGATCCCGATAGCGGGGCAGCGCCGTGATCGTCGCCAAGCACACCTCCTGCGCCACGTCATCCGCTGACAGGCCACCCCGGTCGACCGTGCCGACGCGCGCCCGGCAATAGCGCACGACGATCGGGCGGATGGTCTCCAGCACCTCCCTCAGTGCGCCGTGGTCTCCGGTGGCGGCCTTGGCGACCACAGCATCGAGACGTTCCCCTGCTGGAATTGTCATCGACGGTGATATCCCTAACGTTACGAACCGGACACATCGCGGGCCAACTGGGCTAACTAACGAAATGACAATAACGGGCGGGGGGCCGATTCAAGCGGAACGCCACGTTCCACCGGCGTGCCGCACCTGGCCTGCGCAGATATCGCGGATTTCGCGCAGTTGCTGTGCCGAAAAAGTGACACTTTCGATATCGATCAGCAAGCACGCCAACGCCCAGCGCAGCGGGAGCAGACCCAATTGGCCGGTGGTTTGCAGCGCGGCGTCCGCGACCGTGCGGGCGCGCTCGATGTTTCCCGCGCTGCACAGCGCGGCGGCCTGCACCACCTCGCTTTTGACTCGGTGCCGCGCCGACGGGATGGCCATGGCCGCGGCCAGCTCCACCGCCTCGGTGGCGTGGCCGACGGCGGCCCCGCCGTCACCGCGGGCCATCGCGAGCTCGGCGGCCACCCATCGGCGACGCACCGGAAGCCGATCGGGCACCGTCGGTGCGGCGTCCGGGGATGCCAGCAGCGGGTCGGCGCGCGCCAGCAGCGTCGCCGCGGCCGCGAAGCGCCCCACCCCCAGCGCGTCGGCCGCCAGCCCGATCAGGGCGTCGGCGCCCGCCTCGGGGTCGGCGCCGGCCAGCGCCAGGGCGCGCCCGTCCCAGCCGCGGGCCACGGTGTGCCAACCGAGCTGGCGCAGGAACGATCCCTGAGTGCTGTGGGCCAGCGAGGCCACCGGTCCGGCCGGGGCGCCGCGCCGCAGCGCCGCGAGGTCGCGCAGGGCGGCGCCGTAGCGCCCCTGCCCCCCGGCGGCGACGGCGCGCAGCCACAGCTGCGCGGGCGTCGTCGCCGACGGCAGCGGCCAGCTGCCGGGCCGGTCTCCGAACGCGGCGTCGGCCAGCTGCCGCCCAATCAAGGAAGTGTGACGAGTTTCAATCACAATGATGTAGTAAACAGTTTGTGGTCTTCCTGTTACCGAACAGTTAATCACTGTAGCCCATGGATAAATTCGCTCCGCGGCTCCGGTCGGCGCTGAGCTGGGAAATCTCCTTTCGGCCAACTGCCTGGTAGCGCGGCGTCAGTGTCGCAATTCCATTCGAGATGAACGCGAAGTTAATTCTGCCCCAAGGGACACATACTTTGCCGGGCTAAGTGGCTATTGACGGAAATTCACCGTCGCCCCTAACGTCTACGCAAGACGGGTAGTCATCGGGGACTCCACTCCACTTAATTTAAGTTGCACACCATCGCTTTCGCGATCCTGACCTCACTCGGCGGGGCGTGCAGAGAGGGAACGAACCAATGCCACAGCCAGAGCAGCTACCCGGACCCAACGCCGACATCTGGAATTGGCAACTGCAGGGCTTGTGCCGCGGCGTTGACTCAGCGGTGTTTTTCCACCCCGACGGCGAGCGCGGCCGCGCCCGCTTGCAACGCGAGCAGCGCGCCAAGGAAATGTGCCGGCAGTGCCCGGTGATCCAGGAATGCCGTTCGCATGCCCTCGAAGTCGGTGAGCCCTACGGGATTTGGGGCGGCCTGTCGGAGTCCGAACGCGACCTCCTCCTCAAGGGTGACATCGGCCGCGGCATCCGGCGCAGCGCCTGACAGCGCGATCCTGTTCGGCGCGGCCTAGTATTCCGATCGCCGGTGCGGCCTGGGGAGGTATTCCGCGCCGCCCTCGCCCTCCCAGCGGTGGATCTGTTTGTCCGGAACGTGCGACGAATCCCCCTGCATCAACACCGCTTTCACCTTGTCGGCGACTTCGCGTCGTTTCGGGATGCCGCGTCGGGTTACCTTCATCACCATAGTCACCGCAAGACCACCTGTGGCCCACGGCTTTTCGCCGCATGCATTCCGTACG
The sequence above is drawn from the Mycobacterium marseillense genome and encodes:
- the guaB gene encoding IMP dehydrogenase translates to MTRGTSHLEDSSDLVGSPYVRVGGLVDDPVPTGGDNPHKIAMLGLTFDDVLLLPAASDVVPATADTSSQLTKKIRLKVPLVSSAMDTVTESRMAIAMARAGGMGVLHRNLPVAEQAGQVEMVKRSEAGMVTDPVTCRPDNTLAQVDALCARFRISGLPVVDETGALVGIITNRDMRFEVDQTKKVAEVMTKAPLITAQEGVSADAALGLLRRHKIEKLPIVDGHGRLTGLITVKDFVKTEQHPLATKDSDGRLLVGAAVGVGGDAWVRAMMLVDAGVDVLIVDTAHAHNRLVLDMVGKLKAEAGDRVEVIGGNVATRSAAAALVAAGADAVKVGVGPGSICTTRVVAGVGAPQITAILEAVAACGPAGVPVIADGGLQYSGDIAKALAAGASTAMLGSLLAGTAEAPGELIFVNGKQFKSYRGMGSLGAMAGRGSGTGKSYSKDRYFADDALSEDKLVPEGIEGRVPFRGPLSSVIHQLTGGLRAAMGYTGASTIEELQQAQFVRITAAGLRESHPHDVAMTVEAPNYYAR
- a CDS encoding DUF5319 domain-containing protein — protein: MRDHLPPGLPPDPFADDPCDPSAALEAVEPGQPLDQQERMAVEADLADLAVYEALLAHKGIRGLVVCCDECQQDHYHDWDMLRANLLQLLIDGTVRPHEPAYDPEPDAYVTWDYCRGYADASLNEATSDADGFHRRH
- a CDS encoding anti-sigma-D factor RsdA, which gives rise to MTVPESLNEFARTDLLLDALAQRRPVSVEDPDVDVLTTMLEDWRDNLRWPPASALVTPEEAVNALRTGLAERRTGRRGLTAIASVAAALIALSGFGAMVVEARPGTPLHGLHAMFFDQPRVNEKQEMLAAKADLAKVQESIDRGEWDLARRQLIDVSSLVQSIDDPAVKQDLMNQLKLLNAKVESRNPDATLPASSAAPKAAAPLPGQPSSGGNQ
- a CDS encoding sigma-70 family RNA polymerase sigma factor: MTIPAGERLDAVVAKAATGDHGALREVLETIRPIVVRYCRARVGTVDRGGLSADDVAQEVCLATITALPRYRDRGRPFLAFLYGIAAHKVADAHRAAGRDLAYPTESVPERWSPDAGPEQLAIEADSVSRMSELLEILPAKQREILILRVVVGLSAEETAAAVGSTTGAVRVAQHRALSRLKSEMIAAGDCA
- a CDS encoding WhiB family transcriptional regulator, whose protein sequence is MPQPEQLPGPNADIWNWQLQGLCRGVDSAVFFHPDGERGRARLQREQRAKEMCRQCPVIQECRSHALEVGEPYGIWGGLSESERDLLLKGDIGRGIRRSA